A section of the Roseovarius sp. W115 genome encodes:
- a CDS encoding aspartate aminotransferase family protein, producing the protein MSHVFPRQITAPPVKAVSAKGCYFTDEAGKQYLDGSGGAAVSCLGHGDPEIIKAIQDQVAKLAFAHTGFFTSDPAEELADLLIKYAPGDLDRVYFVSGGSEAVEAALKLARQFHIENGEPQRKHLIARRQSYHGNTLGALATGGNAWRRAQFEPILVDVSHIAPCYEYVDRAEGESAEDYGLRAAQELEDEILRLGADQVMAFVAEPVVGATMGAVPAITGYYKRIREICDTYGVLLILDEVMCGMGRTGHLFACDADGISPDILCIAKGLGAGYQPIGAMLCTKQVYDTIGAGSGFFQHGHTYLGHPTACAAGLAVVNAMFDRDLIANVNTRSEQLMTALREAFGQHPHVGDIRGRGLFLGLEFVEDRDSKTPFDPILKTAATFKKAAFEAGLICYPMSGTRDGQLGDHVLLAPPFIITEDQIGELVGKLQAAATAIPHLAGH; encoded by the coding sequence ATGAGCCATGTCTTTCCTCGTCAAATCACCGCCCCGCCGGTCAAGGCGGTGTCGGCCAAGGGCTGCTACTTCACCGACGAGGCGGGTAAACAGTATCTCGACGGCTCTGGAGGGGCGGCTGTGTCTTGCCTTGGCCACGGTGATCCGGAGATCATCAAGGCCATTCAGGATCAGGTTGCAAAGCTCGCTTTTGCGCATACTGGATTTTTCACCAGCGACCCCGCCGAAGAACTGGCTGATCTGCTGATCAAATATGCGCCGGGGGATCTCGACCGGGTTTACTTTGTATCTGGAGGCTCGGAAGCTGTGGAAGCCGCGCTTAAACTGGCCCGGCAGTTTCACATCGAAAACGGTGAGCCACAACGCAAGCATCTCATCGCGAGACGGCAGAGTTACCATGGCAACACCTTGGGCGCACTGGCCACGGGCGGAAATGCATGGCGGCGGGCACAGTTCGAGCCGATCCTTGTGGATGTCAGCCACATCGCGCCCTGTTATGAGTATGTTGACCGGGCCGAGGGAGAGAGCGCCGAGGACTATGGCCTGCGCGCCGCACAGGAGCTTGAGGATGAAATCCTGCGCCTGGGCGCTGATCAGGTGATGGCGTTCGTCGCAGAACCTGTGGTGGGTGCAACGATGGGCGCGGTTCCTGCAATCACAGGATACTACAAGCGCATCCGCGAGATTTGCGACACATACGGCGTGCTTTTGATCCTTGATGAGGTGATGTGCGGTATGGGTCGCACAGGGCACCTATTTGCCTGTGACGCGGACGGTATATCGCCCGATATCCTGTGCATCGCCAAGGGGTTAGGGGCTGGATATCAGCCCATTGGTGCGATGCTCTGCACCAAACAGGTTTACGACACTATCGGGGCCGGATCGGGTTTTTTCCAGCATGGCCATACGTATCTTGGCCACCCCACGGCCTGCGCGGCAGGTTTGGCCGTGGTGAATGCCATGTTCGACCGCGACCTTATTGCCAATGTAAACACCCGATCAGAGCAGCTTATGACAGCACTGCGCGAGGCCTTTGGTCAGCATCCTCATGTCGGTGACATCCGGGGCAGGGGGTTATTCCTAGGGCTGGAATTTGTGGAAGATCGTGACAGCAAGACACCGTTTGATCCGATCCTCAAAACTGCTGCGACCTTCAAAAAGGCGGCTTTCGAAGCGGGGCTCATCTGTTACCCCATGAGCGGCACGCGCGATGGGCAAC
- a CDS encoding YceI family protein has product MQRVAAFAVFATLASAAQADMAQYELDPTHTAIYFKVDHIGYAKTLGIFPNVTGSFSYDDETQELKDVNVTIQADSVNTFNEARDGHVRNKDFLHVSEHPQITFVATGGEPETENSGTVTGDLTILGQTQPVTLTVKLNKVGEYPFGHKREVLGLSMTASIKRSEFGMTYAVDNGLVGDIVDINIETEAMKME; this is encoded by the coding sequence ATGCAACGTGTTGCTGCTTTTGCCGTATTCGCCACACTCGCCTCTGCTGCGCAAGCCGACATGGCCCAATATGAACTCGATCCGACCCATACGGCCATTTACTTTAAGGTTGATCATATTGGCTACGCAAAAACGCTCGGCATTTTTCCAAACGTGACGGGAAGCTTCTCTTACGATGACGAAACGCAGGAGCTGAAGGATGTGAATGTCACCATCCAGGCGGACAGCGTCAATACATTTAACGAGGCGCGTGACGGGCATGTGCGCAACAAAGATTTTTTGCATGTCAGCGAACATCCTCAAATCACCTTCGTCGCAACGGGCGGTGAGCCTGAGACAGAGAACTCGGGAACCGTGACTGGGGATCTGACCATTTTGGGACAGACCCAACCTGTAACCTTAACGGTCAAGCTTAATAAAGTCGGGGAATACCCGTTTGGTCACAAACGCGAAGTTTTGGGCCTGTCCATGACGGCATCGATAAAGCGCAGCGAATTTGGCATGACCTACGCTGTCGATAACGGACTTGTTGGTGATATCGTTGATATCAACATCGAAACCGAAGCCATGAAGATGGAATAG
- a CDS encoding glycosyltransferase family 4 protein, whose amino-acid sequence MTGKDFHLDLPTCRRGAFAVPGDINTQTGGYRYDRKLVDGLRALGWDITLLQLGTSFPNPTSQDMRDAEKQLAALPEDCPVIIDGLALGAFDPAVLDAVNASIVALIHHPLARENGHSAEQRAHFLTSERQNLARAVHVLVPSPHTAKVLHADYDVSTSRITIARPGTDRPLSTGVKTDPPLILSVGIQVSRKGHDVLLKALARLTAHTWTAIIAGGAFDPDHAAELARLVNELGLSDRVKIVGAVSDETLSHLYGQASLFALATRYEGYGIVFDEAMVHGLPIVTCRVGAVPDTVAPDAGRLVPPDDPLAFAAALEDLLDNAHERREMASASARAGAALPTWDDTVKIVDETLLRVASTQVTKV is encoded by the coding sequence ATGACTGGCAAAGACTTCCACCTTGATCTGCCGACCTGTCGTCGCGGGGCTTTTGCCGTTCCTGGGGACATCAATACGCAAACAGGTGGTTATAGGTATGATCGCAAGCTGGTTGATGGGCTGCGTGCTTTGGGATGGGACATCACACTTCTGCAACTTGGGACCAGCTTTCCAAACCCCACATCTCAGGACATGCGCGATGCGGAAAAACAATTGGCCGCCCTGCCCGAAGACTGCCCTGTTATCATAGATGGTCTTGCACTGGGCGCGTTTGATCCCGCTGTGCTGGACGCCGTGAACGCCTCTATTGTCGCTTTAATCCATCACCCCTTGGCGCGCGAAAACGGGCATTCAGCTGAGCAGCGCGCGCATTTCTTGACATCGGAGCGTCAGAACCTCGCGCGCGCGGTGCATGTTTTAGTGCCAAGCCCGCACACCGCTAAGGTTTTGCATGCGGACTACGACGTTTCCACATCTCGCATCACCATTGCGCGGCCAGGCACAGATCGCCCTCTATCTACCGGCGTGAAAACCGACCCTCCTTTGATCCTGTCCGTGGGCATTCAGGTGTCACGCAAGGGCCATGACGTACTGTTAAAAGCCTTGGCGCGTCTCACTGCACATACGTGGACAGCCATCATAGCAGGAGGCGCTTTTGATCCCGATCATGCAGCAGAGCTTGCACGCCTGGTGAACGAGCTTGGCTTGAGCGATCGCGTGAAGATCGTGGGAGCTGTCTCGGACGAGACCCTGTCGCACCTATATGGGCAAGCCAGCCTCTTTGCCCTTGCAACGCGCTACGAGGGCTATGGCATCGTCTTTGATGAAGCGATGGTGCACGGCCTGCCGATTGTCACGTGCCGGGTGGGTGCTGTGCCGGATACGGTGGCCCCAGACGCCGGACGGCTTGTGCCACCCGATGATCCATTGGCGTTCGCTGCCGCACTCGAAGATCTTCTCGACAACGCGCATGAGCGGCGTGAAATGGCGTCCGCATCTGCGCGTGCCGGTGCGGCATTGCCGACATGGGACGACACAGTCAAAATCGTGGATGAAACACTCCTGCGTGTCGCATCGACCCAAGTGACAAAGGTCTGA